The following are encoded together in the Mammaliicoccus vitulinus genome:
- a CDS encoding SprT family protein produces MENNELQELVTNISLESFKKPFKHKATFNKRLKTTGGRYILSSHNIEINPQQLEYYGIEALKDIIKHELCHYHLHIEGKGYQHRDKDFRALSKEVGAPRFCKPVKSYNERANYLYKCSSCNLEFKRIRKVNTVKYRCGRCGGKLKNIT; encoded by the coding sequence ATGGAAAATAATGAACTTCAAGAACTTGTAACAAACATCTCTTTAGAATCATTTAAGAAACCATTTAAACATAAGGCAACTTTTAACAAAAGACTGAAGACAACTGGTGGACGTTATATACTTAGTAGTCATAATATCGAAATCAATCCTCAGCAACTTGAATATTATGGTATCGAAGCTCTAAAAGACATTATTAAACATGAACTGTGCCATTACCATTTACATATAGAAGGTAAAGGTTACCAGCATAGAGATAAAGATTTTAGGGCGTTGAGTAAAGAAGTTGGTGCACCGAGATTTTGCAAACCTGTTAAAAGTTATAATGAAAGAGCGAACTATTTATACAAATGTTCAAGTTGCAATCTAGAATTCAAACGTATTAGAAAGGTGAATACGGTTAAATATAGATGCGGACGTTGTGGTGGAAAGTTAAAAAATATAACATAA